In Paenibacillus ihbetae, the following are encoded in one genomic region:
- a CDS encoding ATP-binding protein encodes MNNRDVIREIEALKQQMSELQQLVYQLLLDRKPENRPVRQAQNDVSGSDEPFKERSSVFYAGTVFSQGQGIRLEPQERQMADLLGIQTEKAAKIITALGHKQRLDILKTVLAAPLTGSELVERLRMGTTGQLYHHLKALLGADLLEQEPGGRYTVPKHRQLPLLLLLAAAGDMLDTGSYMDMAEARQHASLYFGTTGNFDAHHLLWAVMENVILEHSAGYAGEIGIFLHEHGSVTVADDGRGIPVEALPHSNTPEAQSVLTDIQRLNNGAQLLVPGAEKGISIAVVNALSEALTLEIRRDGRIHRQEYRRGIPQTGMQIIGTTRETGTSVTFTPDRELFHEALDFNRIKKYTASITTAYPQLIVTLSGSNFHITS; translated from the coding sequence ATGAACAATCGGGATGTAATCCGTGAAATTGAAGCTTTAAAGCAGCAGATGTCAGAGCTGCAGCAGCTGGTTTATCAGCTCCTGTTGGACCGGAAGCCGGAGAACCGTCCGGTTCGGCAGGCGCAGAATGACGTTTCGGGAAGCGATGAGCCATTCAAGGAGCGCAGCTCCGTTTTTTATGCCGGAACGGTGTTTTCACAAGGGCAAGGTATCCGCTTGGAGCCGCAGGAACGGCAGATGGCCGATCTTTTGGGTATCCAGACCGAGAAGGCAGCCAAAATCATCACCGCGCTCGGCCATAAACAGCGGCTGGATATTTTGAAAACGGTGCTGGCAGCGCCCCTCACCGGCTCCGAGCTTGTTGAACGCCTGCGTATGGGGACGACGGGCCAGCTGTATCATCACCTGAAGGCGCTTCTTGGCGCGGACTTGCTGGAACAGGAGCCGGGCGGGCGTTATACGGTACCGAAGCATCGTCAGCTTCCGCTCCTGCTGCTGCTCGCCGCAGCCGGCGACATGCTGGATACGGGCAGCTACATGGATATGGCAGAAGCCCGGCAGCATGCAAGCTTGTATTTCGGCACGACCGGAAATTTTGATGCGCATCACCTGCTCTGGGCAGTAATGGAGAACGTCATTTTGGAGCATTCGGCAGGTTATGCCGGTGAGATCGGAATTTTCCTGCATGAGCATGGCAGCGTGACCGTCGCTGATGACGGAAGGGGCATTCCGGTAGAGGCGCTCCCGCATTCAAACACACCTGAGGCGCAATCCGTACTGACGGATATCCAACGCCTGAATAACGGTGCGCAGCTTCTGGTCCCGGGAGCCGAGAAGGGAATCAGCATCGCCGTTGTCAATGCGCTCTCCGAAGCGCTGACGCTCGAGATCCGGCGGGACGGGAGGATTCATCGCCAGGAGTACCGCCGCGGCATTCCTCAGACCGGGATGCAGATCATCGGAACAACTCGGGAGACTGGTACCAGCGTTACGTTCACACCAGACCGGGAGCTCTTTCACGAAGCCCTCGATTTCAACCGAATCAAGAAGTACACGGCGTCCATTACAACCGCTTATCCGCAGCTTATCGTCACTCTTAGCGGCTCTAATTTCCATATAACCTCTTAA
- a CDS encoding class I SAM-dependent methyltransferase yields the protein MNVEQIHEIEDVFQMLDSFFREEGPWWDRFYADRNRSIPFFVNAPDENLVQYFEDGRIGPGRVLELGCGAGRNAIYMARKGCSVDAVDLSQEAIAWGKERADALNAEVQFHCRNLFELKLSPNAYDFVYDCGCFHHIAPHRRISYLQMLNNCLKPGGFFGLVCFAAGGMGAEMSDWDVYRERSLKGGLGYTEEKLRDIFKSFESVEFRRMRSMEQPGPLFGESFLWTALFRKR from the coding sequence ATAAACGTCGAGCAGATCCATGAAATCGAGGATGTTTTCCAGATGCTTGACTCCTTCTTCCGGGAGGAGGGGCCATGGTGGGACCGCTTCTACGCGGACCGGAACCGCAGCATTCCCTTCTTCGTCAATGCGCCGGACGAGAATCTCGTCCAGTATTTCGAAGATGGGCGGATCGGGCCCGGGCGTGTGCTCGAGCTCGGCTGCGGCGCCGGACGCAATGCGATTTACATGGCGCGGAAGGGCTGCTCCGTCGATGCGGTCGATTTGTCGCAGGAGGCGATCGCTTGGGGCAAGGAACGTGCCGATGCCCTGAATGCCGAGGTGCAGTTCCACTGCCGTAATCTGTTCGAGCTAAAACTCTCCCCGAACGCCTACGATTTCGTGTACGACTGCGGCTGCTTTCATCATATTGCTCCGCACCGGAGAATCAGCTACCTGCAAATGCTGAACAACTGCTTAAAGCCCGGCGGCTTCTTCGGCCTTGTCTGTTTTGCCGCAGGCGGCATGGGGGCAGAGATGTCGGATTGGGACGTATACCGGGAGCGAAGCCTGAAAGGAGGCCTCGGGTACACGGAGGAGAAGCTGCGGGATATTTTCAAATCCTTCGAGTCAGTCGAGTTCCGGCGAATGCGGAGCATGGAGCAGCCCGGCCCGCTGTTTGGGGAGTCTTTCCTGTGGACGGCCCTGTTCCGGAAGCGGTAG
- a CDS encoding ABC transporter ATP-binding protein, translated as MLKLQHVSKHFDNKAVLDDISVEIGTGEIVSLLGPSGSGKTTLLNMILGLTKVDQGKILFHDQDLSRVPMKKRGFNIVFQDYALFPNLNAYENIVYGLRNKKGAASPQEVHEYIDFLELKPHLKKRIGELSGGQKQRVALARTLVTKPRILLLDEPLSALDGVIKESIKQRIKSIAREFKLTTIIVTHDPEEALTLSDKILIIHQGKVAQFGTPQEIVHQPQNEFVREFIIRQLHIKRQNIYNLFGEQYA; from the coding sequence TTGCTGAAACTCCAGCATGTAAGCAAACATTTCGACAATAAAGCGGTTTTGGACGATATCAGCGTGGAGATCGGCACGGGAGAGATCGTCTCCCTGCTCGGTCCGAGCGGAAGCGGAAAGACGACGCTGCTGAATATGATCCTCGGTCTGACGAAAGTCGACCAGGGCAAGATTTTATTCCACGATCAGGACCTGAGCCGCGTGCCGATGAAGAAGCGGGGATTCAACATTGTTTTTCAGGATTACGCCTTGTTTCCGAATCTGAATGCCTACGAGAACATCGTCTATGGCTTGCGCAATAAGAAGGGGGCTGCCAGCCCGCAGGAGGTTCATGAGTATATTGATTTTCTCGAGCTAAAGCCGCATTTGAAGAAGCGGATCGGCGAGCTGTCCGGCGGGCAGAAGCAGAGGGTGGCACTCGCAAGAACATTGGTCACCAAGCCGAGGATTCTTTTGCTGGATGAGCCGCTCAGCGCCTTGGACGGCGTCATTAAGGAGTCGATCAAGCAGCGGATCAAATCGATTGCGAGGGAATTCAAGCTGACAACCATTATTGTCACGCATGACCCGGAGGAGGCGCTTACGCTGTCGGACAAAATCCTCATCATCCATCAGGGGAAGGTGGCGCAGTTCGGGACGCCTCAGGAGATTGTCCATCAGCCGCAGAATGAGTTCGTGCGGGAGTTCATTATCAGGCAGCTGCACATCAAGCGCCAAAACATTTACAACCTATTCGGTGAGCAGTATGCCTAA
- a CDS encoding ABC transporter permease subunit, with the protein MPNAKPEMRVIFTVILLLFALFLFLPLLILLVRSLESDQGFTLGHYASVISSPEMAASIGNSLKVSAMTAAITTVLGFILAYSIHCTKIYRPLKGALKTAIIVPMLLPTITYGFAIMYSFGNQGLITRITGRSWFEIYGFNGLLIGYVIYTLPPVFLLIHNAFQYMDKKFIIVSKLMGDSTLRSFLNTILRPLAGALGGAFVLSFILSFTDFGIPASVGGTYPVVATQLYQVMLGSIPDFNQGAVIAVLMLVPAVFGIWLLRVLERLNFHYDKLSDTELPQHRTRDILFGVGSSAIVLGMLSVFAVMFIVPWLGSYPYDLTFTLKHVKDVLQSGDLTGVYRNSLWVALLTAVFGTLTAYLSALLNTRTSLKARSGTDVISMITNTVPGMVLGISYLLLFNGSTLKGTFTIIVLCNIVHFFTTPYLMAKNSLSKMNPAWETTAELLGDSWIKTVWRVIVPNSVSTVIEMLSYFFINAMVTVSGIIFLVSAQTSLVASKIKELQHFAKFNEIFVLSMLIFFTNLIIKLVCDALQRRTAQR; encoded by the coding sequence ATGCCTAACGCCAAACCGGAAATGCGGGTGATCTTTACCGTCATCCTGCTGCTATTCGCCTTGTTCCTGTTCTTGCCGCTCTTGATTCTGCTCGTGCGTTCGCTGGAATCCGACCAGGGCTTTACCCTCGGACATTATGCTTCGGTGATATCGAGCCCCGAAATGGCGGCGTCGATCGGGAACAGTCTGAAGGTATCGGCCATGACGGCTGCCATTACAACAGTGCTGGGCTTCATCCTTGCGTATTCCATTCATTGCACGAAAATCTACCGCCCGCTCAAAGGTGCGCTAAAAACCGCCATCATCGTCCCGATGCTGCTGCCAACGATCACATACGGGTTTGCCATTATGTATTCGTTCGGCAATCAGGGTCTGATCACTCGGATTACCGGGCGCAGCTGGTTTGAGATATACGGCTTTAACGGCCTGTTGATCGGCTATGTCATTTACACGCTGCCGCCGGTGTTTCTGCTGATCCATAACGCTTTTCAATACATGGACAAAAAATTCATCATCGTCTCAAAGCTCATGGGCGACAGCACGCTCAGAAGCTTCCTGAATACGATCCTGCGGCCTTTGGCCGGCGCCCTTGGCGGCGCGTTCGTGCTGTCCTTTATCTTAAGCTTTACCGATTTCGGCATCCCCGCCTCGGTCGGCGGCACCTACCCGGTGGTGGCTACGCAGCTCTACCAGGTCATGCTCGGATCGATCCCCGATTTCAATCAGGGCGCGGTCATCGCGGTGTTGATGCTGGTCCCGGCGGTATTCGGCATCTGGCTGCTGCGCGTTCTGGAGAGGTTGAACTTTCATTATGACAAGCTGTCCGATACCGAGCTGCCGCAGCACCGGACTCGTGATATTTTGTTCGGCGTCGGTTCATCGGCCATTGTGCTGGGGATGCTGTCCGTATTTGCGGTGATGTTCATAGTGCCTTGGCTCGGCAGCTACCCATATGACTTGACGTTCACCCTCAAGCATGTGAAGGACGTGCTGCAATCCGGAGATTTGACCGGAGTTTATCGCAACTCGCTCTGGGTTGCGCTATTGACGGCGGTGTTCGGAACGTTGACGGCTTACTTATCCGCGCTGCTGAATACGCGCACTTCGCTGAAAGCCCGGTCCGGCACGGATGTGATCTCGATGATCACCAACACGGTGCCCGGCATGGTGCTCGGGATCTCCTATCTGCTGCTGTTTAACGGCAGCACGTTGAAGGGGACGTTCACGATTATCGTCCTGTGCAACATCGTTCATTTCTTCACGACGCCATACCTGATGGCCAAGAACTCCCTGTCGAAAATGAACCCGGCTTGGGAGACAACCGCCGAGCTGCTCGGAGACAGCTGGATCAAGACGGTGTGGCGGGTCATTGTGCCGAATTCTGTGTCGACGGTCATCGAGATGCTTAGTTACTTCTTCATCAACGCCATGGTGACCGTAAGCGGGATTATTTTTCTCGTCTCCGCTCAAACGTCGCTCGTCGCCAGCAAAATCAAAGAGCTGCAGCATTTTGCCAAATTCAACGAAATTTTCGTACTGTCGATGCTGATCTTCTTTACGAATTTGATCATTAAGCTGGTGTGCGATGCATTGCAGAGGAGAACGGCGCAGCGCTGA
- a CDS encoding GNAT family N-acetyltransferase, with amino-acid sequence MNIRIIRNFRQDDMPLLGALYEAVRQGVGLFWWVGDEDNWTNVFCAFEEGKMVAKGQVAVINVLPEGCPESCKHHIYVNLKTVPERERDTELLEELYQRLYTRALELKETLPRHHGTYLCVGNFAHEERNTAFFTEEKGFRPLENLYSMVRTLNRPIPSFVLPDNFSCLLWDMQTEREEARYLKLEAEVWPDAPLGLNRLREYKAKPNWTAIIAAEGEQIAASVMAWQEKGGNGVIEDVFVREPWRRQGLAKYLLSRAMNYLREHGAETAELEVKAANASALSLYQSVGFAQAGEEHRFYVPIP; translated from the coding sequence TTGAATATACGAATCATACGAAACTTCCGGCAGGACGACATGCCTTTGCTCGGAGCGTTATACGAGGCCGTGCGCCAAGGGGTCGGACTGTTCTGGTGGGTGGGCGATGAAGACAACTGGACGAACGTCTTCTGCGCATTTGAAGAGGGGAAGATGGTCGCCAAAGGACAGGTGGCTGTCATCAATGTGCTTCCAGAGGGTTGCCCGGAAAGCTGTAAGCATCATATTTACGTCAATCTGAAGACCGTCCCCGAGCGGGAGCGGGATACTGAGCTGCTGGAGGAATTGTACCAACGGCTCTATACCCGGGCGCTCGAGCTGAAGGAGACGCTGCCCCGCCATCATGGCACTTATTTATGTGTCGGTAATTTTGCCCATGAGGAGAGGAATACGGCGTTTTTCACAGAGGAGAAAGGGTTTAGGCCGCTGGAGAACCTGTACTCCATGGTCCGCACCTTGAACAGGCCGATCCCTTCATTTGTCCTTCCGGACAACTTTAGCTGTCTGTTATGGGACATGCAGACCGAGCGGGAGGAAGCGAGGTATCTGAAGCTGGAGGCCGAGGTATGGCCGGATGCACCGCTTGGCTTGAACCGGCTCCGGGAATACAAGGCGAAACCGAATTGGACGGCGATCATCGCCGCTGAGGGGGAGCAGATTGCAGCCAGTGTCATGGCATGGCAGGAGAAGGGAGGCAACGGCGTCATTGAGGACGTGTTCGTCCGCGAGCCTTGGCGCCGACAAGGGCTTGCCAAGTACTTGCTAAGCCGGGCGATGAATTATTTGCGGGAACACGGCGCGGAAACGGCAGAGTTGGAAGTTAAAGCGGCGAATGCCTCGGCCTTGTCGCTCTATCAATCGGTCGGATTCGCCCAAGCCGGGGAAGAGCATCGATTCTATGTGCCGATCCCGTGA
- a CDS encoding DeoR/GlpR family DNA-binding transcription regulator encodes MFPLERQQKIIELLTIRKVMKITELTDELKISVDTLRRDLNILTDQGRIEKIYGGVKLAESRFGESSMDERMVSHLEEKDRIARKCSEFVLEGDCIYIDSGSTTYQIAKYVKHRKKLTVVTNSLPVAMELMDSDVELIMIGGKIRREEQSVVAYEYIFNFHELNVQKAFICCSGITIERGISDYNLEEAITRKKMIELSKDVYVMADSTKFGKDVTVSIASLDKIDCIVTDSNVNRSFIPKFKKTGTELVIAEM; translated from the coding sequence ATGTTTCCGCTGGAGAGGCAACAGAAAATCATTGAACTGCTGACAATTCGAAAAGTCATGAAGATCACGGAGTTGACCGATGAGCTGAAGATTTCTGTAGATACGCTGCGCCGGGACCTGAATATTCTGACCGACCAAGGGCGAATCGAGAAAATATACGGCGGCGTGAAGCTTGCGGAGTCCCGGTTCGGCGAATCCTCCATGGATGAGCGCATGGTCAGCCATCTGGAGGAGAAGGACCGGATCGCCCGCAAATGCAGCGAATTTGTCTTAGAAGGCGACTGCATCTATATCGACAGCGGCTCGACGACCTACCAGATCGCCAAGTACGTGAAACACCGGAAGAAGCTGACGGTCGTAACGAATTCGCTTCCGGTTGCGATGGAGCTGATGGACAGCGACGTGGAGCTGATTATGATCGGAGGAAAAATACGGCGGGAGGAGCAGTCGGTCGTTGCGTATGAGTATATCTTTAATTTTCACGAGCTGAATGTGCAGAAAGCCTTCATATGCTGCAGCGGTATTACGATCGAGCGGGGCATCTCCGATTACAATCTGGAGGAAGCCATTACCCGCAAAAAGATGATCGAGCTGTCCAAGGACGTCTACGTGATGGCCGACAGCACCAAATTCGGCAAGGACGTGACCGTGTCGATTGCTTCGCTCGACAAAATCGATTGTATCGTGACCGATTCCAACGTGAATCGAAGCTTTATTCCGAAATTCAAGAAGACGGGTACCGAGCTTGTTATTGCAGAAATGTAG